A window of Felis catus isolate Fca126 chromosome A2 unlocalized genomic scaffold, F.catus_Fca126_mat1.0 chrA2_random_Un_scaffold_43, whole genome shotgun sequence contains these coding sequences:
- the LOC123383565 gene encoding uncharacterized protein LOC123383565 isoform X1 translates to MTMSAGEVSCHGMAITVMTLSILEALAAALEPRPDVPRERAPAISVVPTAASQPRLPEATSSPGAQRVRESETLTAATPPGQEEWTIDGGWMLLEQRVEHLVPAFLGGDPSYLFTFLSTYRAFATSQQVLEILFMRYGCFHSEAEEDGGPREQEKLAISSILGTWMDHYPEEFFRPPDFTSLKLLRAYVRVHMPGSELQRRARLLYSWRKHPLAAALEPRPDVPRERAPAISVVPTAASQPRLPEATSSPGAQRVRESETLTAATPPGQEEWTIDGGWMLLEQRVEHLVPAFLGGDPSYLFTFLSTYRAFATSQQVLEILFMRYGCFHSEAEEDGGPREQEKLAISSILGTWMDHYPEEFFRPPDFTSLKLLRAYVRVHMPGSELQRRARLLYSWRKHPLAAALEPRPDVPRERAPAISVVPTAASQPRLPEATSSPGAQRVRESETLTAATPPGQEEWTIDGGWMLLEQRVEHLVPAFLGGDPSYLFTFLSTYRAFATSQQVLEILFMRYGCFHSEAEEDGGPREQEKLAISSILGTWMDHYPEEFFRPPDFTSLKLLRAYVRVHMPGSELQRRARLLYSWRKHPLAAALEPRPDVPRERAPAISVVPTAASQPRLPEATSSPGAQRVRESETLTAATPPGQEEWTIDGGWMLLEQRVEHLVPAFLGGDPSYLFTFLSTYRAFATTQQVLEILFMRYGCFHSEAEEDGGPREQEKLAISSILGTWMDHYPEEFFRPPDFTSLKLLRAYVRVHMPGSELQRRARLLYSWRKHPLAAALEPRPDVPRERAPAISVVPTAASQPRLPEATSSPGAQRVRESETLTAATPPGQEVLPALADSQELEEPPAPLVAPEHEQPPAPAGGVTEGLEQPPAAAEQPASAPQQRLMSAAAPQDEFPHLDIAFFVMLGLGIDIFSVLMYYWLTLNT, encoded by the exons ATGACAATGTCTGCGGGAGAGGTTTCCTGCCATGGAATGGCAATCACGGTGATGACACTTTCTATTCTTGAAGCTTTGGCAGCAGCTCTAGAGCCCCGTCCAGACGTGCCTCGGGAGCGAGCCCCCGCTATCTCTGTGGTGCCCACTGCAGCCTCGCAGCCCAGGCTGCCGGAAGCCACCAGTTCTCCTGGAGCTCAGCGCGTACGAGAATCGGAGACCCTCACTGCAGCGACCCCACCAGGGCAGGAG gaATGGACCATCGACGGAGGCTGGATGCTACTGGAACAGCGAGTGGAGCACCTGGTACCTGCTTTCCTGGGTGGAGACCCCTCCTACCTCTTCACATTCTTGAGCACGTACAGAGCTTTTGCTACCTCCCAGCAGGTCCTGGAAATACTGTTTATGAG atACGGATGCTTCCATtcggaggctgaggaggatggCGGACCCCGGGAGCAGGAGAAACT ggccatctcctccatcctgggcacctggatggatcacTACCCCGAGGAATTTTTCCGCCCTCCAGACTTCACCAGCTTGAAGCTGCTGCGGGCGTACGTAAGGGTCCACATgccgggctccgagctgcagcGCCGCGCCCGCCTTCTCTACTCATGGCGGAAACACC CTTTGGCAGCAGCTCTAGAGCCCCGTCCAGACGTGCCTCGGGAGCGAGCCCCCGCTATCTCTGTGGTGCCCACTGCAGCCTCGCAGCCCAGGCTGCCGGAAGCCACCAGTTCTCCTGGAGCTCAGCGCGTACGAGAATCGGAGACCCTCACTGCAGCGACCCCACCAGGGCAGGAG gaATGGACCATCGACGGAGGCTGGATGCTACTGGAACAGCGAGTGGAGCACCTGGTACCTGCTTTCCTGGGTGGAGACCCCTCCTACCTCTTCACATTCTTGAGCACGTACAGAGCTTTTGCTACCTCCCAGCAGGTCCTGGAAATACTGTTTATGAG atACGGATGCTTCCATtcggaggctgaggaggatggCGGACCCCGGGAGCAGGAGAAACT ggccatctcctccatcctgggcacctggatggatcacTACCCCGAGGAATTTTTCCGCCCTCCAGACTTCACCAGCTTGAAGCTGCTGCGGGCGTACGTAAGGGTCCACATgccgggctccgagctgcagcGCCGCGCCCGCCTTCTCTACTCATGGCGGAAACACC CTTTGGCAGCAGCTCTAGAGCCCCGTCCAGACGTGCCTCGGGAGCGAGCCCCCGCTATCTCTGTGGTGCCCACTGCAGCCTCGCAGCCCAGGCTGCCGGAAGCCACCAGTTCTCCTGGAGCTCAGCGCGTACGAGAATCGGAGACCCTCACTGCAGCGACCCCACCAGGGCAGGAG gaATGGACCATCGACGGAGGCTGGATGCTACTGGAACAGCGAGTGGAGCACCTGGTACCTGCTTTCCTGGGTGGAGACCCCTCCTACCTCTTCACATTCTTGAGCACGTACAGAGCTTTTGCTACCTCCCAGCAGGTCCTGGAAATACTGTTTATGAG atACGGATGCTTCCATtcggaggctgaggaggatggCGGACCCCGGGAGCAGGAGAAACT ggccatctcctccatcctgggcacctggatggatcacTACCCCGAGGAATTTTTCCGCCCTCCAGACTTCACCAGCTTGAAGCTGCTGCGGGCGTACGTAAGGGTCCACATgccgggctccgagctgcagcGCCGCGCCCGCCTTCTCTACTCATGGCGGAAACACC CTTTGGCAGCAGCTCTAGAGCCCCGTCCAGACGTGCCTCGGGAGCGAGCCCCCGCTATCTCTGTGGTGCCCACTGCAGCCTCGCAGCCCAGGCTGCCGGAAGCCACCAGTTCTCCTGGAGCTCAGCGCGTACGAGAATCGGAGACCCTCACTGCAGCGACCCCACCAGGGCAGGAG gaATGGACCATCGACGGAGGCTGGATGCTACTGGAACAGCGAGTGGAGCACCTGGTACCTGCTTTCCTGGGTGGAGACCCCTCCTACCTCTTCACATTCTTGAGCACGTACAGAGCTTTTGCTACCACCCAGCAGGTCCTGGAAATACTGTTTATGAG atACGGATGCTTCCATtcggaggctgaggaggatggCGGACCCCGGGAGCAGGAGAAACT ggccatctcctccatcctgggcacctggatggatcacTACCCCGAGGAATTTTTCCGCCCTCCAGACTTCACCAGCTTGAAGCTGCTGCGGGCGTACGTAAGGGTCCACATgccgggctccgagctgcagcGCCGCGCCCGCCTTCTCTACTCATGGCGGAAACACC CTTTGGCAGCAGCTCTAGAGCCCCGTCCAGACGTGCCTCGGGAGCGAGCCCCCGCTATCTCTGTGGTGCCCACTGCAGCCTCGCAGCCCAGGCTGCCGGAAGCCACCAGTTCTCCTGGAGCTCAGCGCGTACGAGAATCGGAGACCCTCACTGCAGCGACCCCACCAGGGCAGGAGGtactcccagctctggctgacagtcaggagctcgaagagccacctgcccctttggtggccccagagcatgagcagcccccagccccagccggtgGGGTCACGGAAGGGCTGGAGCAGCCACCTGCTGCAGCTGAGCAACCAGCCTCAGCTCCCCAACAGCGGCTCATGTCGGCTGCAGCCCCACAGGATGAATTCCCTCACCTTGACATTGCGTTCTTTGTCATGTTAGGATTGGGCATAGATATATTTAGTGTACTTATGTACTATTGGCTTACACTTAACACATAA
- the LOC123383565 gene encoding uncharacterized protein LOC123383565 isoform X5 produces MTMSAGEVSCHGMAITVMTLSILEALAAALEPRPDVPRERAPAISVVPTAASQPRLPEATSSPGAQRVRESETLTAATPPGQEEWTIDGGWMLLEQRVEHLVPAFLGGDPSYLFTFLSTYRAFATSQQVLEILFMRYGCFHSEAEEDGGPREQEKLAISSILGTWMDHYPEEFFRPPDFTSLKLLRAYVRVHMPGSELQRRARLLYSWRKHPLAAALEPRPDVPRERAPAISVVPTAASQPRLPEATSSPGAQRVRESETLTAATPPGQEEWTIDGGWMLLEQRVEHLVPAFLGGDPSYLFTFLSTYRAFATSQQVLEILFMRYGCFHSEAEEDGGPREQEKLAISSILGTWMDHYPEEFFRPPDFTSLKLLRAYVRVHMPGSELQRRARLLYSWRKHPLAAALEPRPDVPRERAPAISVVPTAASQPRLPEATSSPGAQRVRESETLTAATPPGQEEWTIDGGWMLLEQRVEHLVPAFLGGDPSYLFTFLSTYRAFATSQQVLEILFMRYGCFHSEAEEDGGPREQEKLAISSILGTWMDHYPEEFFRPPDFTSLKLLRAYVRVHMPGSELQRRARLLYSWRKHPLAAALEPRPDVPRERAPAISVVPTAASQPRLPEATSSPGAQRVRESETLTAATPPGQEEWTIDGGWMLLEQRVEHLVPAFLGGDPSYLFTFLSTYRAFATTQQVLEILFMRAISSILGTWMDHYPEEFFRPPDFTSLKLLRAYVRVHMPGSELQRRARLLYSWRKHPLAAALEPRPDVPRERAPAISVVPTAASQPRLPEATSSPGAQRVRESETLTAATPPGQEVLPALADSQELEEPPAPLVAPEHEQPPAPAGGVTEGLEQPPAAAEQPASAPQQRLMSAAAPQDEFPHLDIAFFVMLGLGIDIFSVLMYYWLTLNT; encoded by the exons ATGACAATGTCTGCGGGAGAGGTTTCCTGCCATGGAATGGCAATCACGGTGATGACACTTTCTATTCTTGAAGCTTTGGCAGCAGCTCTAGAGCCCCGTCCAGACGTGCCTCGGGAGCGAGCCCCCGCTATCTCTGTGGTGCCCACTGCAGCCTCGCAGCCCAGGCTGCCGGAAGCCACCAGTTCTCCTGGAGCTCAGCGCGTACGAGAATCGGAGACCCTCACTGCAGCGACCCCACCAGGGCAGGAG gaATGGACCATCGACGGAGGCTGGATGCTACTGGAACAGCGAGTGGAGCACCTGGTACCTGCTTTCCTGGGTGGAGACCCCTCCTACCTCTTCACATTCTTGAGCACGTACAGAGCTTTTGCTACCTCCCAGCAGGTCCTGGAAATACTGTTTATGAG atACGGATGCTTCCATtcggaggctgaggaggatggCGGACCCCGGGAGCAGGAGAAACT ggccatctcctccatcctgggcacctggatggatcacTACCCCGAGGAATTTTTCCGCCCTCCAGACTTCACCAGCTTGAAGCTGCTGCGGGCGTACGTAAGGGTCCACATgccgggctccgagctgcagcGCCGCGCCCGCCTTCTCTACTCATGGCGGAAACACC CTTTGGCAGCAGCTCTAGAGCCCCGTCCAGACGTGCCTCGGGAGCGAGCCCCCGCTATCTCTGTGGTGCCCACTGCAGCCTCGCAGCCCAGGCTGCCGGAAGCCACCAGTTCTCCTGGAGCTCAGCGCGTACGAGAATCGGAGACCCTCACTGCAGCGACCCCACCAGGGCAGGAG gaATGGACCATCGACGGAGGCTGGATGCTACTGGAACAGCGAGTGGAGCACCTGGTACCTGCTTTCCTGGGTGGAGACCCCTCCTACCTCTTCACATTCTTGAGCACGTACAGAGCTTTTGCTACCTCCCAGCAGGTCCTGGAAATACTGTTTATGAG atACGGATGCTTCCATtcggaggctgaggaggatggCGGACCCCGGGAGCAGGAGAAACT ggccatctcctccatcctgggcacctggatggatcacTACCCCGAGGAATTTTTCCGCCCTCCAGACTTCACCAGCTTGAAGCTGCTGCGGGCGTACGTAAGGGTCCACATgccgggctccgagctgcagcGCCGCGCCCGCCTTCTCTACTCATGGCGGAAACACC CTTTGGCAGCAGCTCTAGAGCCCCGTCCAGACGTGCCTCGGGAGCGAGCCCCCGCTATCTCTGTGGTGCCCACTGCAGCCTCGCAGCCCAGGCTGCCGGAAGCCACCAGTTCTCCTGGAGCTCAGCGCGTACGAGAATCGGAGACCCTCACTGCAGCGACCCCACCAGGGCAGGAG gaATGGACCATCGACGGAGGCTGGATGCTACTGGAACAGCGAGTGGAGCACCTGGTACCTGCTTTCCTGGGTGGAGACCCCTCCTACCTCTTCACATTCTTGAGCACGTACAGAGCTTTTGCTACCTCCCAGCAGGTCCTGGAAATACTGTTTATGAG atACGGATGCTTCCATtcggaggctgaggaggatggCGGACCCCGGGAGCAGGAGAAACT ggccatctcctccatcctgggcacctggatggatcacTACCCCGAGGAATTTTTCCGCCCTCCAGACTTCACCAGCTTGAAGCTGCTGCGGGCGTACGTAAGGGTCCACATgccgggctccgagctgcagcGCCGCGCCCGCCTTCTCTACTCATGGCGGAAACACC CTTTGGCAGCAGCTCTAGAGCCCCGTCCAGACGTGCCTCGGGAGCGAGCCCCCGCTATCTCTGTGGTGCCCACTGCAGCCTCGCAGCCCAGGCTGCCGGAAGCCACCAGTTCTCCTGGAGCTCAGCGCGTACGAGAATCGGAGACCCTCACTGCAGCGACCCCACCAGGGCAGGAG gaATGGACCATCGACGGAGGCTGGATGCTACTGGAACAGCGAGTGGAGCACCTGGTACCTGCTTTCCTGGGTGGAGACCCCTCCTACCTCTTCACATTCTTGAGCACGTACAGAGCTTTTGCTACCACCCAGCAGGTCCTGGAAATACTGTTTATGAG ggccatctcctccatcctgggcacctggatggatcacTACCCCGAGGAATTTTTCCGCCCTCCAGACTTCACCAGCTTGAAGCTGCTGCGGGCGTACGTAAGGGTCCACATgccgggctccgagctgcagcGCCGCGCCCGCCTTCTCTACTCATGGCGGAAACACC CTTTGGCAGCAGCTCTAGAGCCCCGTCCAGACGTGCCTCGGGAGCGAGCCCCCGCTATCTCTGTGGTGCCCACTGCAGCCTCGCAGCCCAGGCTGCCGGAAGCCACCAGTTCTCCTGGAGCTCAGCGCGTACGAGAATCGGAGACCCTCACTGCAGCGACCCCACCAGGGCAGGAGGtactcccagctctggctgacagtcaggagctcgaagagccacctgcccctttggtggccccagagcatgagcagcccccagccccagccggtgGGGTCACGGAAGGGCTGGAGCAGCCACCTGCTGCAGCTGAGCAACCAGCCTCAGCTCCCCAACAGCGGCTCATGTCGGCTGCAGCCCCACAGGATGAATTCCCTCACCTTGACATTGCGTTCTTTGTCATGTTAGGATTGGGCATAGATATATTTAGTGTACTTATGTACTATTGGCTTACACTTAACACATAA
- the LOC123383565 gene encoding uncharacterized protein LOC123383565 isoform X3, with product MTMSAGEVSCHGMAITVMTLSILEALAAALEPRPDVPRERAPAISVVPTAASQPRLPEATSSPGAQRVRESETLTAATPPGQEEWTIDGGWMLLEQRVEHLVPAFLGGDPSYLFTFLSTYRAFATSQQVLEILFMRYGCFHSEAEEDGGPREQEKLAISSILGTWMDHYPEEFFRPPDFTSLKLLRAYVRVHMPGSELQRRARLLYSWRKHPLAAALEPRPDVPRERAPAISVVPTAASQPRLPEATSSPGAQRVRESETLTAATPPGQEEWTIDGGWMLLEQRVEHLVPAFLGGDPSYLFTFLSTYRAFATSQQVLEILFMRYGCFHSEAEEDGGPREQEKLAISSILGTWMDHYPEEFFRPPDFTSLKLLRAYVRVHMPGSELQRRARLLYSWRKHPLAAALEPRPDVPRERAPAISVVPTAASQPRLPEATSSPGAQRVRESETLTAATPPGQEEWTIDGGWMLLEQRVEHLVPAFLGGDPSYLFTFLSTYRAFATSQQVLEILFMRAISSILGTWMDHYPEEFFRPPDFTSLKLLRAYVRVHMPGSELQRRARLLYSWRKHPLAAALEPRPDVPRERAPAISVVPTAASQPRLPEATSSPGAQRVRESETLTAATPPGQEEWTIDGGWMLLEQRVEHLVPAFLGGDPSYLFTFLSTYRAFATTQQVLEILFMRYGCFHSEAEEDGGPREQEKLAISSILGTWMDHYPEEFFRPPDFTSLKLLRAYVRVHMPGSELQRRARLLYSWRKHPLAAALEPRPDVPRERAPAISVVPTAASQPRLPEATSSPGAQRVRESETLTAATPPGQEVLPALADSQELEEPPAPLVAPEHEQPPAPAGGVTEGLEQPPAAAEQPASAPQQRLMSAAAPQDEFPHLDIAFFVMLGLGIDIFSVLMYYWLTLNT from the exons ATGACAATGTCTGCGGGAGAGGTTTCCTGCCATGGAATGGCAATCACGGTGATGACACTTTCTATTCTTGAAGCTTTGGCAGCAGCTCTAGAGCCCCGTCCAGACGTGCCTCGGGAGCGAGCCCCCGCTATCTCTGTGGTGCCCACTGCAGCCTCGCAGCCCAGGCTGCCGGAAGCCACCAGTTCTCCTGGAGCTCAGCGCGTACGAGAATCGGAGACCCTCACTGCAGCGACCCCACCAGGGCAGGAG gaATGGACCATCGACGGAGGCTGGATGCTACTGGAACAGCGAGTGGAGCACCTGGTACCTGCTTTCCTGGGTGGAGACCCCTCCTACCTCTTCACATTCTTGAGCACGTACAGAGCTTTTGCTACCTCCCAGCAGGTCCTGGAAATACTGTTTATGAG atACGGATGCTTCCATtcggaggctgaggaggatggCGGACCCCGGGAGCAGGAGAAACT ggccatctcctccatcctgggcacctggatggatcacTACCCCGAGGAATTTTTCCGCCCTCCAGACTTCACCAGCTTGAAGCTGCTGCGGGCGTACGTAAGGGTCCACATgccgggctccgagctgcagcGCCGCGCCCGCCTTCTCTACTCATGGCGGAAACACC CTTTGGCAGCAGCTCTAGAGCCCCGTCCAGACGTGCCTCGGGAGCGAGCCCCCGCTATCTCTGTGGTGCCCACTGCAGCCTCGCAGCCCAGGCTGCCGGAAGCCACCAGTTCTCCTGGAGCTCAGCGCGTACGAGAATCGGAGACCCTCACTGCAGCGACCCCACCAGGGCAGGAG gaATGGACCATCGACGGAGGCTGGATGCTACTGGAACAGCGAGTGGAGCACCTGGTACCTGCTTTCCTGGGTGGAGACCCCTCCTACCTCTTCACATTCTTGAGCACGTACAGAGCTTTTGCTACCTCCCAGCAGGTCCTGGAAATACTGTTTATGAG atACGGATGCTTCCATtcggaggctgaggaggatggCGGACCCCGGGAGCAGGAGAAACT ggccatctcctccatcctgggcacctggatggatcacTACCCCGAGGAATTTTTCCGCCCTCCAGACTTCACCAGCTTGAAGCTGCTGCGGGCGTACGTAAGGGTCCACATgccgggctccgagctgcagcGCCGCGCCCGCCTTCTCTACTCATGGCGGAAACACC CTTTGGCAGCAGCTCTAGAGCCCCGTCCAGACGTGCCTCGGGAGCGAGCCCCCGCTATCTCTGTGGTGCCCACTGCAGCCTCGCAGCCCAGGCTGCCGGAAGCCACCAGTTCTCCTGGAGCTCAGCGCGTACGAGAATCGGAGACCCTCACTGCAGCGACCCCACCAGGGCAGGAG gaATGGACCATCGACGGAGGCTGGATGCTACTGGAACAGCGAGTGGAGCACCTGGTACCTGCTTTCCTGGGTGGAGACCCCTCCTACCTCTTCACATTCTTGAGCACGTACAGAGCTTTTGCTACCTCCCAGCAGGTCCTGGAAATACTGTTTATGAG ggccatctcctccatcctgggcacctggatggatcacTACCCCGAGGAATTTTTCCGCCCTCCAGACTTCACCAGCTTGAAGCTGCTGCGGGCGTACGTAAGGGTCCACATgccgggctccgagctgcagcGCCGCGCCCGCCTTCTCTACTCATGGCGGAAACACC CTTTGGCAGCAGCTCTAGAGCCCCGTCCAGACGTGCCTCGGGAGCGAGCCCCCGCTATCTCTGTGGTGCCCACTGCAGCCTCGCAGCCCAGGCTGCCGGAAGCCACCAGTTCTCCTGGAGCTCAGCGCGTACGAGAATCGGAGACCCTCACTGCAGCGACCCCACCAGGGCAGGAG gaATGGACCATCGACGGAGGCTGGATGCTACTGGAACAGCGAGTGGAGCACCTGGTACCTGCTTTCCTGGGTGGAGACCCCTCCTACCTCTTCACATTCTTGAGCACGTACAGAGCTTTTGCTACCACCCAGCAGGTCCTGGAAATACTGTTTATGAG atACGGATGCTTCCATtcggaggctgaggaggatggCGGACCCCGGGAGCAGGAGAAACT ggccatctcctccatcctgggcacctggatggatcacTACCCCGAGGAATTTTTCCGCCCTCCAGACTTCACCAGCTTGAAGCTGCTGCGGGCGTACGTAAGGGTCCACATgccgggctccgagctgcagcGCCGCGCCCGCCTTCTCTACTCATGGCGGAAACACC CTTTGGCAGCAGCTCTAGAGCCCCGTCCAGACGTGCCTCGGGAGCGAGCCCCCGCTATCTCTGTGGTGCCCACTGCAGCCTCGCAGCCCAGGCTGCCGGAAGCCACCAGTTCTCCTGGAGCTCAGCGCGTACGAGAATCGGAGACCCTCACTGCAGCGACCCCACCAGGGCAGGAGGtactcccagctctggctgacagtcaggagctcgaagagccacctgcccctttggtggccccagagcatgagcagcccccagccccagccggtgGGGTCACGGAAGGGCTGGAGCAGCCACCTGCTGCAGCTGAGCAACCAGCCTCAGCTCCCCAACAGCGGCTCATGTCGGCTGCAGCCCCACAGGATGAATTCCCTCACCTTGACATTGCGTTCTTTGTCATGTTAGGATTGGGCATAGATATATTTAGTGTACTTATGTACTATTGGCTTACACTTAACACATAA
- the LOC123383565 gene encoding uncharacterized protein LOC123383565 isoform X2 has translation MTMSAGEVSCHGMAITVMTLSILEALAAALEPRPDVPRERAPAISVVPTAASQPRLPEATSSPGAQRVRESETLTAATPPGQEEWTIDGGWMLLEQRVEHLVPAFLGGDPSYLFTFLSTYRAFATSQQVLEILFMRYGCFHSEAEEDGGPREQEKLAISSILGTWMDHYPEEFFRPPDFTSLKLLRAYVRVHMPGSELQRRARLLYSWRKHPLAAALEPRPDVPRERAPAISVVPTAASQPRLPEATSSPGAQRVRESETLTAATPPGQEEWTIDGGWMLLEQRVEHLVPAFLGGDPSYLFTFLSTYRAFATSQQVLEILFMRAISSILGTWMDHYPEEFFRPPDFTSLKLLRAYVRVHMPGSELQRRARLLYSWRKHPLAAALEPRPDVPRERAPAISVVPTAASQPRLPEATSSPGAQRVRESETLTAATPPGQEEWTIDGGWMLLEQRVEHLVPAFLGGDPSYLFTFLSTYRAFATSQQVLEILFMRYGCFHSEAEEDGGPREQEKLAISSILGTWMDHYPEEFFRPPDFTSLKLLRAYVRVHMPGSELQRRARLLYSWRKHPLAAALEPRPDVPRERAPAISVVPTAASQPRLPEATSSPGAQRVRESETLTAATPPGQEEWTIDGGWMLLEQRVEHLVPAFLGGDPSYLFTFLSTYRAFATTQQVLEILFMRYGCFHSEAEEDGGPREQEKLAISSILGTWMDHYPEEFFRPPDFTSLKLLRAYVRVHMPGSELQRRARLLYSWRKHPLAAALEPRPDVPRERAPAISVVPTAASQPRLPEATSSPGAQRVRESETLTAATPPGQEVLPALADSQELEEPPAPLVAPEHEQPPAPAGGVTEGLEQPPAAAEQPASAPQQRLMSAAAPQDEFPHLDIAFFVMLGLGIDIFSVLMYYWLTLNT, from the exons ATGACAATGTCTGCGGGAGAGGTTTCCTGCCATGGAATGGCAATCACGGTGATGACACTTTCTATTCTTGAAGCTTTGGCAGCAGCTCTAGAGCCCCGTCCAGACGTGCCTCGGGAGCGAGCCCCCGCTATCTCTGTGGTGCCCACTGCAGCCTCGCAGCCCAGGCTGCCGGAAGCCACCAGTTCTCCTGGAGCTCAGCGCGTACGAGAATCGGAGACCCTCACTGCAGCGACCCCACCAGGGCAGGAG gaATGGACCATCGACGGAGGCTGGATGCTACTGGAACAGCGAGTGGAGCACCTGGTACCTGCTTTCCTGGGTGGAGACCCCTCCTACCTCTTCACATTCTTGAGCACGTACAGAGCTTTTGCTACCTCCCAGCAGGTCCTGGAAATACTGTTTATGAG atACGGATGCTTCCATtcggaggctgaggaggatggCGGACCCCGGGAGCAGGAGAAACT ggccatctcctccatcctgggcacctggatggatcacTACCCCGAGGAATTTTTCCGCCCTCCAGACTTCACCAGCTTGAAGCTGCTGCGGGCGTACGTAAGGGTCCACATgccgggctccgagctgcagcGCCGCGCCCGCCTTCTCTACTCATGGCGGAAACACC CTTTGGCAGCAGCTCTAGAGCCCCGTCCAGACGTGCCTCGGGAGCGAGCCCCCGCTATCTCTGTGGTGCCCACTGCAGCCTCGCAGCCCAGGCTGCCGGAAGCCACCAGTTCTCCTGGAGCTCAGCGCGTACGAGAATCGGAGACCCTCACTGCAGCGACCCCACCAGGGCAGGAG gaATGGACCATCGACGGAGGCTGGATGCTACTGGAACAGCGAGTGGAGCACCTGGTACCTGCTTTCCTGGGTGGAGACCCCTCCTACCTCTTCACATTCTTGAGCACGTACAGAGCTTTTGCTACCTCCCAGCAGGTCCTGGAAATACTGTTTATGAG ggccatctcctccatcctgggcacctggatggatcacTACCCCGAGGAATTTTTCCGCCCTCCAGACTTCACCAGCTTGAAGCTGCTGCGGGCGTACGTAAGGGTCCACATgccgggctccgagctgcagcGCCGCGCCCGCCTTCTCTACTCATGGCGGAAACACC CTTTGGCAGCAGCTCTAGAGCCCCGTCCAGACGTGCCTCGGGAGCGAGCCCCCGCTATCTCTGTGGTGCCCACTGCAGCCTCGCAGCCCAGGCTGCCGGAAGCCACCAGTTCTCCTGGAGCTCAGCGCGTACGAGAATCGGAGACCCTCACTGCAGCGACCCCACCAGGGCAGGAG gaATGGACCATCGACGGAGGCTGGATGCTACTGGAACAGCGAGTGGAGCACCTGGTACCTGCTTTCCTGGGTGGAGACCCCTCCTACCTCTTCACATTCTTGAGCACGTACAGAGCTTTTGCTACCTCCCAGCAGGTCCTGGAAATACTGTTTATGAG atACGGATGCTTCCATtcggaggctgaggaggatggCGGACCCCGGGAGCAGGAGAAACT ggccatctcctccatcctgggcacctggatggatcacTACCCCGAGGAATTTTTCCGCCCTCCAGACTTCACCAGCTTGAAGCTGCTGCGGGCGTACGTAAGGGTCCACATgccgggctccgagctgcagcGCCGCGCCCGCCTTCTCTACTCATGGCGGAAACACC CTTTGGCAGCAGCTCTAGAGCCCCGTCCAGACGTGCCTCGGGAGCGAGCCCCCGCTATCTCTGTGGTGCCCACTGCAGCCTCGCAGCCCAGGCTGCCGGAAGCCACCAGTTCTCCTGGAGCTCAGCGCGTACGAGAATCGGAGACCCTCACTGCAGCGACCCCACCAGGGCAGGAG gaATGGACCATCGACGGAGGCTGGATGCTACTGGAACAGCGAGTGGAGCACCTGGTACCTGCTTTCCTGGGTGGAGACCCCTCCTACCTCTTCACATTCTTGAGCACGTACAGAGCTTTTGCTACCACCCAGCAGGTCCTGGAAATACTGTTTATGAG atACGGATGCTTCCATtcggaggctgaggaggatggCGGACCCCGGGAGCAGGAGAAACT ggccatctcctccatcctgggcacctggatggatcacTACCCCGAGGAATTTTTCCGCCCTCCAGACTTCACCAGCTTGAAGCTGCTGCGGGCGTACGTAAGGGTCCACATgccgggctccgagctgcagcGCCGCGCCCGCCTTCTCTACTCATGGCGGAAACACC CTTTGGCAGCAGCTCTAGAGCCCCGTCCAGACGTGCCTCGGGAGCGAGCCCCCGCTATCTCTGTGGTGCCCACTGCAGCCTCGCAGCCCAGGCTGCCGGAAGCCACCAGTTCTCCTGGAGCTCAGCGCGTACGAGAATCGGAGACCCTCACTGCAGCGACCCCACCAGGGCAGGAGGtactcccagctctggctgacagtcaggagctcgaagagccacctgcccctttggtggccccagagcatgagcagcccccagccccagccggtgGGGTCACGGAAGGGCTGGAGCAGCCACCTGCTGCAGCTGAGCAACCAGCCTCAGCTCCCCAACAGCGGCTCATGTCGGCTGCAGCCCCACAGGATGAATTCCCTCACCTTGACATTGCGTTCTTTGTCATGTTAGGATTGGGCATAGATATATTTAGTGTACTTATGTACTATTGGCTTACACTTAACACATAA